Proteins encoded together in one Diabrotica undecimpunctata isolate CICGRU chromosome 3, icDiaUnde3, whole genome shotgun sequence window:
- the ImpE3 gene encoding uncharacterized protein ImpE3, which translates to MFVLVRVLLFFGLLNTCLSEIGGPPRVEETTLLLDSYIPPSMQILAYLTEMMKYDLRPSTSPPNGPTTTSTVKPTQYHRPGVYAPLKPPGPDTYYQSLQKGSSYRDYVDSLKRPSGLNYFDRYKQDLFESKERSAKKIYSGRTGETELNLIAQYLGKNFLDTYKIVDEIEIDVPNNVDEESQQFLKKYDDSDFRSELLRQKQVPPTRAYVTLLSLYDTFNKESKRQGLSKYHGYPQKILKELADLSTSTSAYQLQYTLKKVVEHRDTSRSDIIKKVNQLVGELDDPNSYINVALKYIPPLVFAL; encoded by the exons ACATGCCTTTCCGAAATTGGAGGTCCTCCAAGAGTAGAAGAAACAACTTTGCTGCTCGACTCGTATATACCACCGTCGATGCAAATTTTGGCGTACTTAACAGAAATGATGAAGTATGATCTGAGACCTTCCACAAGTCCACCAAACGGACCAACTACTACTTCAACGGTAAAACCAACGCAGTATCATCGGCCTGGAGTATATGCGCCTCTGAAACCTCCAGGACCTGATACTTACTATCAGTCACTTCAAAAAG GTTCATCCTATAGAGACTACGTAGATAGTTTAAAGCGCCCAAGCGGCCTTAACTACTTCGACAGATATAAACAAGACTTATTCGAAAGCAAAGAAAGAAGTGCCAAAAAGATATATTCTGGCAGAACCGGCGAAACTGAATTAAATTTGATAGCCCAATATTTGGGTAAAAATTTCCTGGATACCTACAAAATCGTGGACGAGATTGAAATTGACGTGCCAAATAATGTCGATGAAGAATCGcagcaatttttgaaaaaatacgaTGATTCGGACTTTAG gTCTGAACTACTAAGACAAAAGCAAGTGCCACCAACAAGGGCGTATGTTACACTTCTATCTTTATATGACACATTTAATAAAGAATCTAAACGTCAAGGACTCAGTAAATATCAT GGTTATCCACAGAAGATACTCAAGGAACTTGCTGATCTATCTACCAGTACTTCTGCCTACCAACTGCAATACACTTTAAAGAAAGTCGTGGAACATCGTGATACTTCCAGGTCCGATATTATAAAGAAAGTAAATCAACTGGTTGGTGAGTTGGACGATCCGAACAGTTATATCAACGTGGCGTTGAAGTATATTCCTCCCCTAGTGTTTGCTTTGTAA
- the LOC140436314 gene encoding translational activator of cytochrome c oxidase 1-like, whose translation MLKQFLRPISLSYESFNNHIVVQSKRFAGHSKWANIRHIKGVKDAERSRLFTKLGRQIKVAVQEGGSVDPKKNLQLSQIIEQTRRANMPVATLQSILKSCENSKSQDKSYMLEIKGPGSCFILCEVFTSQLHSVKMTLSTILKKHQSKFSDGGGSHLFEEKGQIEAENQSLAGKPEEEILEKATDHAIESGAEDVKVIENNLVQFSCGKSNLNQVVGELEKLGYKITSAEVEYVPFNLQPLQDSELEVCQKLFDKLESVPEVVRIVDNIA comes from the exons ATGTTAAAACAGTTCTTGAGGCCCATTTCTCTATCATATGAAAGTTTTAATAATCATATAGTAGTTCAATCTAAAAGGTTTGCAGGTCACTCAAAATGGGCCAATATCCGACACATAAAGGGTGTCAAAGATGCAGAAAGATCCCGACTTTTTACCAAATTAGGAAGACAAATCAAAGTGGCCGTTCAAG AAGGAGGATCTGTTGATCCTAAGAAAAATCTACAATTAAGTCAAATTATAGAACAAACTAGAAGAGCTAATATGCCAGTAGCTACTTTACAGAGTATATTGAAGAGCTGTGAAAATAGTAAATCCCAAGACAAGAGTTATATGTTGGAAATCAA aGGCCCTGGGAGCTGTTTTATCTTATGTGAAGTCTTCACAAGTCAACTACATAGTGTAAAGATGACACTTAGTACAATTTTAAAGAAACATCA GTCTAAATTTAGTGATGGTGGTGGGTCGCATTTGTTTGAGGAAAAAGGCCAAATAGAAGCAGAAAACCAATCATTAGCAGGTAAACCAGAAGAGGAAATTTTAGAAAAAGCCACAGACCATGCTATTGAATCAGGAGCTGAAGATGTAAAAGTGATAGAAAACAACCTAGTTCAGTTTTCTTGTGGCAAATCGAACTTGAACCAAGTAGTGGGAGAATTAGAGAAGTTGGGGTATAAAATTACTAGTGCAGAAGTTGAATATGTTCCTTTTAATTTGCAACCTTTACAAGATTCTGAGTTAGAAGTGTGTCAGAAATTGTTTGACAAGTTGGAGAGTGTTCCTGAAGTTGTCAGGATAGTTGATAATATCGCATAA